In one window of Eleutherodactylus coqui strain aEleCoq1 chromosome 10, aEleCoq1.hap1, whole genome shotgun sequence DNA:
- the VMA21 gene encoding vacuolar ATPase assembly integral membrane protein VMA21: protein MDTYDKAALNVAHMPPAEFRPNDTSLVSTLKTLLFFTILMIMLPIGLYFSSKVYVFEGVYGMSNKDSYFYAAIVAVIAVHVVLAMFVYVAWNEGSRQWRDGKQD from the exons ATGGACACATACGATAAAGCGGCTCTGAATGTGGCCCACATGCCCCCTGCGGAGTTCAGGCC AAATGACACTTCACTCGTTTCCACCCTGAAGACCCTCCTATTCTTCACCATCTTAATGATTATGCTTCCAATTGGCCTCTACTTTTCCTCTAAGGTTTATGTGTTTGAAG GTGTGTACGGGATGTCCAACAAGGACAGCTACTTCTATGCTGCCATCGTGGCTGTGATCGCTGTCCATGTGGTTTTGGCCATGTTTGTCTATGTGGCGTGGAATGAAGGTTCTCGGCAATGGCGTGACGGAAAACAAGACTGA